One Triticum dicoccoides isolate Atlit2015 ecotype Zavitan chromosome 4B, WEW_v2.0, whole genome shotgun sequence genomic window carries:
- the LOC119294747 gene encoding F-box protein At1g55000-like has protein sequence MEHQPHLSISPASPSSPVRTRRLASFPHPSTRAILLPIAMSSRALPASSPTEPDPEAPSAVSGGDFPADLLRAVLHRLPPADVARAACVCRLWRAVASDRAVLEAAFRAPWGVRRVLGDPATRAFWRAASLARFALSHAVRRGDTVPGVALKYSVQVTDIKRFNNMMSDHGIYSRERLLIPISNPEILLGSTCYIEMDHNAKREVAVFYPEGHPNGNAESVANAAAAKRRSKQILESVRRSLHVDDGTAEYYLSVTGGDPRAAMMEFSEDLRWEQRQAGQ, from the exons ATGGAGCACCAACCACATCTCTCCATTTCCCCTGCCTCGCCTTCTTCCCCCGTCCGCACACGCCGCCTCGCCTCCTTCCCCCATCCATCCACCCGCGCGATCCTCCTCCCGATCGCCATGAGCAGCCGCGCCCTCCCCGCCTCCTCCCCCACCGAACCCGATCCGGAGGCGCCGTCCGCGGTGAGCGGCGGCGACTTCCCGGCCGACCTCCTGCGGGCggtcctgcaccggctcccgcccGCGGACGTCGCGCGGGCGGCCTGCGTCTGCCGCCTCTGGCGCGCGGTCGCCTCCGACCGCGCCGTGCTCGAGGCCGCCTTCCGCGCGCCCTGGGGGGTGCGCCGCGTCCTCGGCGACCCGGCCACCAGGGCCTTCTggcgcgccgcctccctcgcccgcttCGCGCTCTCGCACGCCGTCCGTCGCGGGGACACCGTCCCCGGCGTCGCGCTCAAGTACTCCGTCCAG GTGACCGATATCAAACGGTTCAACAATATGATGAGTGACCATGGTATCTACTCAAGGGAGAGGCTTCTTATACCAATCAGTAATCCAGAAATCTTGCTGGGTAGCACATGCTACATTGAGATGGATCACAACGCAAAGAGAGAGGTCGCGGTCTTTTACCCCGAGGGCCACCCGAATGGAAACGCAGAATCCGTAGCAAACGCTGCAGCTGCAAAAAGGCGAAGCAAACAGATTCTCGAGTCGGTGAGGCGGAGCTTGCATGTCGATGACGGAACTGCCGAGTACTACCTGTCCGTCACAGGTGGCGATCCGAGAGCTGCTATGATGGAGTTCTCGGAGGACCTTAGGTGGGAGCAGCGACAAGCAGGCCAATAG